The proteins below come from a single Desulfitobacterium metallireducens DSM 15288 genomic window:
- a CDS encoding M42 family metallopeptidase, whose product MLLKKLSELQGTSGAEKEVRDLLREEITAWVDSISVDKIGNLIATKQGSENTPKILLAAHMDEVALMITEITTDGFLKFRPVGGIDPRVLVSKPIKVSGINGIIGAKAIHLQKVQERQKALKLEQLYIDIGAKSKEEASKHVNLGDYAYFTTEFEAIGQGFFKGKAFDDRVGCYVLTEILKRKFDLNLVAAFTVQEEVGLRGAKVAAYHVQPDLAIVVEGTISADMAHIEEEEWVTELGKGPALSIQDQTTLYNPELIRKIVDIAQKRGIPFQFRRGTSGSNDAGKIHSSRAGIPTLSINVPCRYIHSTVSLVKQEDIDHTIQLLEEILKAIPNDFKF is encoded by the coding sequence ATGTTATTAAAGAAACTAAGCGAATTACAGGGGACGTCAGGGGCTGAAAAGGAAGTCCGTGACCTATTACGAGAAGAAATCACTGCTTGGGTGGATTCAATTTCTGTTGATAAAATCGGAAATCTTATTGCCACAAAACAGGGTTCAGAGAATACCCCTAAAATTCTCCTGGCAGCGCATATGGATGAAGTTGCACTTATGATCACGGAAATTACGACAGATGGATTTTTAAAATTTCGTCCTGTTGGTGGGATCGATCCTCGGGTTCTTGTTTCCAAACCTATAAAAGTTTCAGGAATAAACGGGATTATAGGGGCTAAGGCTATTCATCTTCAAAAGGTTCAGGAACGTCAGAAAGCGCTTAAACTTGAACAACTCTACATTGATATTGGGGCCAAATCAAAAGAAGAAGCTAGCAAGCATGTGAACTTAGGAGATTATGCTTACTTTACGACAGAGTTTGAAGCTATAGGTCAAGGCTTTTTTAAGGGGAAGGCCTTTGATGATCGCGTAGGATGTTATGTGCTCACTGAAATTTTGAAAAGAAAATTCGATCTGAATTTAGTAGCTGCTTTTACCGTTCAGGAAGAGGTCGGTTTGCGGGGGGCGAAAGTAGCTGCTTATCATGTTCAGCCAGACTTGGCAATTGTCGTAGAAGGAACAATTTCGGCAGATATGGCTCATATTGAAGAAGAGGAATGGGTTACGGAGCTCGGTAAAGGTCCAGCTCTTTCTATTCAGGACCAGACTACGCTATATAATCCAGAACTGATACGGAAAATCGTGGATATCGCTCAAAAAAGAGGAATCCCGTTTCAATTTCGACGGGGAACGAGCGGGAGTAATGATGCGGGTAAGATTCATTCAAGCAGGGCAGGTATACCAACGCTATCGATCAATGTTCCTTGCCGGTATATTCATTCAACAGTATCGTTAGTTAAGCAAGAAGATATTGACCATACGATACAACTTTTAGAAGAGATTCTTAAAGCCATTCCAAATGATTTTAAATTTTAG
- a CDS encoding M20/M25/M40 family metallo-hydrolase, which translates to MISILFLRKVKTVENERVQHAKEFLKKLSEHHGVSGYERTIAPLVIQEFQTIAEEVQIDRFGNIYAHKNGEVGRYKIMLAAHMDEIGLMVKKIDPRGFLRFTTVGGVDQRTLLSQEVIIHGRQPIPGVIGAMPPHLVREDGDKAVKIEDMGIDVGLSFVEIQKMVQIGDVITLKRTPLELLGGLRAGKSLDDRAGVVVMQICLQELDRLHHAHDVIAVTTTQEEVGLRGALTSAYTLNPDLAIAIDVTHAATPDTKGQVSIELGKGPAIALGPNIHPLVYASLTEVAQNERIPFQIEPVAGMTGTDAWAIQVAQAGIPTGLLSIPLRYMHTSVETLDMQDVINSGLLLAHFIASLPEDLEGSLCY; encoded by the coding sequence ATGATTAGTATTCTGTTTCTTAGGAAGGTGAAGACCGTGGAAAATGAACGTGTTCAACATGCCAAGGAATTTTTAAAGAAACTATCAGAACATCATGGCGTTTCCGGATATGAACGCACAATCGCTCCTCTTGTTATTCAAGAATTTCAGACCATTGCTGAGGAGGTTCAAATCGATCGTTTCGGGAATATTTATGCTCACAAAAACGGAGAAGTGGGGCGTTATAAAATAATGCTCGCAGCACATATGGATGAAATTGGTTTAATGGTCAAAAAAATTGATCCTCGAGGCTTTTTGCGGTTTACCACAGTTGGGGGAGTAGATCAACGAACTCTTCTTTCTCAGGAAGTTATCATTCATGGCCGTCAACCCATCCCCGGAGTTATTGGTGCTATGCCTCCTCATCTAGTACGTGAAGATGGTGACAAGGCAGTAAAAATTGAAGATATGGGAATTGATGTTGGACTTTCTTTTGTGGAAATCCAAAAAATGGTCCAAATTGGAGATGTTATTACGCTCAAACGGACTCCTCTTGAACTGCTTGGGGGACTTCGTGCCGGAAAATCCTTAGATGATAGGGCCGGGGTAGTTGTCATGCAGATCTGTCTTCAGGAGCTTGACCGTTTACATCATGCACACGATGTTATAGCTGTAACTACGACCCAGGAGGAGGTAGGTCTTCGTGGGGCTTTAACCAGTGCCTATACTTTAAATCCAGACCTTGCTATCGCTATCGACGTAACCCATGCAGCAACTCCTGATACGAAGGGGCAGGTTAGTATTGAATTAGGAAAAGGGCCAGCAATCGCTCTCGGTCCCAATATTCACCCTCTCGTCTACGCAAGCTTAACTGAGGTCGCTCAAAATGAGCGCATTCCTTTTCAAATAGAACCCGTTGCAGGGATGACCGGAACGGACGCGTGGGCGATTCAGGTCGCTCAAGCTGGCATCCCCACAGGGTTACTCTCTATTCCCCTCAGGTATATGCATACTTCTGTTGAAACTCTAGATATGCAAGATGTCATCAATTCTGGGCTTTTGCTCGCCCATTTCATTGCTAGCTTGCCGGAGGACTTGGAGGGAAGTTTATGTTATTAA